Proteins encoded within one genomic window of Bradyrhizobium sp. CB1717:
- a CDS encoding ROK family protein, with protein MTLRFSLDGHLASPIVVFDLGGTWFRSAIAEPCGRISNIRSRTAISCASEPARTVALLQADLVEYVINDVAARRSSRGDLGNQVAIALGAALDQRTGVVWNSGPLWGASSEPFDLPAALRRKVPGIEWNVVNDVTAALVAQLRRANTISNGTTVFVTISTGIAARSWSTALGGIPVDGLVGLQGEIGHVPVSCVFRETIIHNRCGCGGADHLNAFSSGRGINALLRTLSQAYPDVAAMLGNAIDPQPTRAFAMALRRQCPVAREILTMVVDPLARVLLTALAMDPTISRVFLGGGVVDGIGRSRYLAALTAQLKAYGAYQKTEHCPRFFELLLQAVDARDLGLAGAAYAMQTALNRIGNVIAMGHHAPT; from the coding sequence ATGACCCTCCGCTTCTCACTAGATGGCCACTTGGCCAGTCCGATCGTAGTATTCGATCTCGGCGGTACTTGGTTCAGGAGTGCTATCGCAGAACCCTGTGGTCGAATCTCCAATATTCGATCCAGGACGGCGATAAGCTGCGCATCCGAGCCAGCGAGAACCGTTGCCCTCTTGCAAGCTGATCTCGTTGAGTACGTGATCAATGATGTTGCCGCTCGACGAAGCAGCCGTGGCGATCTAGGCAACCAGGTCGCAATTGCGCTTGGAGCGGCACTGGATCAGAGGACGGGCGTCGTTTGGAATTCCGGGCCATTATGGGGTGCGTCGAGTGAGCCCTTTGATCTTCCTGCTGCGTTGCGGCGCAAAGTCCCGGGTATCGAGTGGAATGTGGTCAATGACGTAACCGCCGCGTTGGTTGCTCAGCTTCGGCGGGCCAATACCATCTCCAATGGAACAACCGTATTCGTGACGATTTCGACCGGCATTGCCGCGCGATCGTGGTCGACCGCTCTTGGGGGCATTCCTGTCGATGGCCTTGTCGGATTGCAAGGCGAGATTGGGCACGTGCCGGTCAGCTGCGTCTTCCGCGAAACGATCATTCATAACCGCTGCGGATGTGGGGGAGCCGATCATTTGAATGCGTTCTCGTCAGGAAGAGGAATCAATGCGCTGCTCAGAACTCTCAGCCAAGCCTATCCAGATGTCGCCGCGATGTTGGGCAATGCTATCGACCCGCAACCGACACGTGCCTTCGCCATGGCCCTACGCCGGCAGTGTCCCGTGGCTAGGGAAATTCTAACCATGGTAGTCGATCCACTTGCGAGGGTTCTATTAACAGCCCTCGCTATGGACCCGACAATCTCCAGGGTCTTTCTTGGCGGGGGAGTTGTCGATGGAATTGGACGCTCCCGCTATCTTGCAGCGTTGACCGCACAGCTCAAGGCTTACGGGGCTTATCAGAAAACAGAGCATTGTCCACGTTTCTTCGAACTGCTGTTGCAGGCAGTCGACGCTCGCGATCTCGGTCTCGCTGGTGCGGCTTATGCCATGCAAACGGCACTCAATAGGATTGGGAATGTTATTGCGATGGGCCATCACGCGCCGACCTGA
- a CDS encoding GNAT family N-acetyltransferase: MKTTYFLSMHIGEAALRSWVHSLDLTTGPELDPERYLNIYRRVGAPWGWRSRLSWTTDEIATLLTRDDREVCVLHEATSDIGFYEIDLGAEREAEILYFGLIPTAVGRGYGFVLMDDAIHRAYARGVRLLRIKTSTTDHPNALRLYHKVGFRLCYSVTVD; this comes from the coding sequence ATGAAAACTACTTACTTCTTGAGCATGCATATTGGCGAGGCAGCACTACGGAGCTGGGTTCACTCGCTCGACCTAACCACTGGTCCCGAACTCGATCCGGAGCGGTATCTGAACATTTATCGGCGCGTTGGCGCACCTTGGGGTTGGCGATCGCGTCTCTCATGGACAACCGACGAGATTGCTACTCTGTTGACGCGTGACGATCGAGAAGTTTGCGTGCTTCATGAGGCAACGTCAGATATCGGCTTTTACGAAATAGATTTAGGAGCCGAACGCGAAGCAGAAATACTCTATTTCGGCCTCATTCCAACCGCTGTCGGACGGGGATATGGTTTCGTTCTGATGGATGATGCGATCCATCGTGCTTACGCACGGGGCGTAAGGCTTCTCAGGATCAAGACCAGCACCACCGATCACCCCAATGCGCTACGACTTTACCATAAGGTAGGTTTTCGCCTCTGCTATAGCGTCACCGTCGACTGA
- a CDS encoding ribulose-phosphate 3-epimerase, translating into MMGFSATSKDDPAGLISGNTQLIVAPALLAAPVLTLGVAARACSRAGADVLHIDVMDGRFTPSVTFGASLIKALKQERETSIPLDVHLLIEDVDRYFETYLAAGADILTIHLEASRNPYRTLEGIRAARCRTGLAILPATPVSAIQELLPLIDLLLIMTVHPGESRFLSSVVAKIERLRLLANQTGRAFRIGVDGGVRPDTLPSMVAAGADWIVAGSAIFNDREDISATIGGLRDLAIRTAQ; encoded by the coding sequence ATGATGGGTTTCTCTGCGACATCAAAGGACGATCCCGCAGGCTTGATCAGCGGCAATACTCAGCTAATCGTCGCACCAGCCCTTCTCGCCGCCCCTGTCCTTACATTAGGCGTTGCGGCGCGCGCCTGCTCTCGCGCGGGCGCCGACGTGCTGCATATAGACGTCATGGATGGCAGGTTCACACCTTCCGTGACATTCGGCGCTTCACTCATCAAGGCCCTTAAGCAAGAGCGCGAGACTTCCATTCCACTGGACGTGCATTTGCTCATCGAAGACGTTGATCGCTATTTTGAAACCTATCTTGCCGCGGGAGCAGATATTCTTACTATACACCTAGAAGCCAGCCGGAACCCTTATAGGACGCTGGAAGGAATCCGCGCGGCGCGATGCCGGACGGGGCTCGCTATTCTTCCAGCAACTCCTGTTTCTGCTATTCAGGAGTTGCTGCCACTTATCGACCTGCTCTTGATAATGACGGTCCACCCCGGAGAAAGTCGCTTCCTGAGTTCTGTCGTCGCGAAGATCGAACGTCTTAGGCTCTTGGCGAACCAGACGGGACGCGCATTCAGAATTGGCGTCGACGGCGGAGTTAGGCCCGATACTCTTCCCTCGATGGTAGCCGCGGGCGCCGATTGGATCGTCGCAGGTTCGGCCATCTTTAATGACAGAGAAGATATTTCGGCAACCATCGGCGGCCTCCGAGATCTCGCGATCAGAACAGCACAATGA